The Hymenobacter sp. 5317J-9 genome has a window encoding:
- a CDS encoding glycoside hydrolase family 28 protein — MKALLLAFLPLAAAAQTRAALPPVKTTAFRADTFSIARYGAVGDGQTTNTIAFQQAIAACAAKGGGVVLVPPGQWRTGPIELQSNVNLHVATGALVQFSEKMADYKLIKTNWEGLAAVRNQPLIYGKNLENVAITGRGILDGAGEAWWMVQKARSLESDWKKLVASGGALNEKQDRWYPTAQALKGTTVKEAGVLTPEKQNIADFEDIKDYLRPDFLVLDGCKRLLIEGVTFQNSPAWTVHPLLSDDVVVRNVQVINPPYSPNTDALDLESCRNGIVEGCMFTAGDDGICIKSGRNEQGRARAVPTENFIIRNTTVYRAHGGFVIGSEMSGGARNIYASNLTFIGTDIGLRFKTTRGRGGVVENIFIDHVTMKDILNEALLFDMYYMIKDPSPQVPGSKERPASPPKPVDQGTPQFRKIYINDVTCNGAKTGILVRGLPEMAIQDISVQNAVLRSEQGLVCIEADRINLKNVTLLPTQTDPVMEVHNSRNITLDGIRYAPGAAVLLRVSGTEKTQKILLTNTDLSKAKQPLELGAGVNKKVVSLPRK, encoded by the coding sequence ATGAAAGCTTTACTTCTTGCCTTCCTGCCCTTGGCCGCCGCGGCCCAGACCCGCGCCGCCCTGCCGCCCGTGAAAACCACGGCCTTTCGCGCCGATACGTTTTCCATTGCCCGATACGGCGCCGTGGGCGACGGCCAAACCACCAACACCATCGCCTTTCAGCAGGCCATTGCGGCTTGCGCGGCCAAGGGCGGCGGGGTGGTGCTGGTGCCGCCGGGCCAGTGGCGCACCGGCCCTATCGAGCTGCAAAGCAACGTGAACCTGCACGTGGCCACCGGCGCGCTGGTGCAGTTCAGCGAGAAGATGGCCGACTACAAGCTCATCAAAACCAACTGGGAAGGCCTGGCCGCCGTGCGCAACCAGCCGCTCATCTACGGTAAAAACCTCGAAAACGTGGCCATCACCGGCCGCGGCATTCTGGACGGCGCCGGCGAGGCCTGGTGGATGGTGCAGAAAGCCCGCAGCCTCGAAAGCGACTGGAAGAAGCTAGTGGCCTCGGGCGGCGCCCTCAACGAGAAGCAGGACCGGTGGTACCCCACGGCCCAAGCCCTGAAAGGCACCACCGTGAAGGAAGCCGGCGTGCTCACGCCCGAGAAGCAAAACATCGCCGATTTCGAGGACATCAAGGACTACCTGCGGCCCGATTTCCTGGTGCTGGATGGCTGCAAGCGCCTGCTGATTGAGGGCGTCACGTTCCAGAACTCGCCGGCCTGGACGGTGCACCCGCTGCTGAGCGACGACGTAGTGGTGCGCAACGTGCAGGTCATCAACCCGCCCTACAGCCCCAACACCGACGCGCTGGACCTGGAATCGTGCCGCAACGGCATCGTGGAAGGCTGCATGTTTACAGCCGGCGACGACGGCATCTGCATCAAGAGCGGCCGCAACGAGCAAGGCCGCGCGCGCGCCGTGCCCACCGAAAACTTCATCATCCGCAACACCACGGTGTACCGGGCCCACGGCGGCTTCGTCATCGGCTCCGAAATGTCGGGCGGCGCCCGCAACATTTACGCGTCCAACCTCACCTTCATTGGCACCGACATTGGTCTGCGCTTCAAAACCACGCGCGGCCGGGGTGGGGTGGTCGAGAACATTTTCATCGACCACGTCACCATGAAGGACATACTCAACGAGGCCCTGCTTTTCGACATGTACTACATGATAAAAGACCCGAGCCCGCAGGTACCCGGCTCGAAGGAGCGCCCGGCCTCGCCGCCCAAGCCCGTGGACCAGGGCACGCCGCAGTTCCGCAAAATCTACATCAACGACGTGACCTGCAACGGCGCCAAAACCGGCATCCTGGTGCGCGGGCTACCCGAAATGGCCATTCAGGACATCAGCGTGCAGAACGCGGTGCTGCGCAGCGAGCAAGGGCTGGTCTGCATCGAAGCCGACCGCATCAACCTCAAAAACGTGACCCTGCTGCCCACCCAAACCGACCCGGTGATGGAGGTGCACAACAGCCGCAACATCACCCTCGACGGCATCCGCTACGCGCCCGGCGCGGCGGTGCTACTGCGCGTGTCGGGCACCGAAAAGACCCAAAAGATTTTACTGACTAATACCGACCTCAGCAAGGCCAAGCAGCCCTTGGAGTTGGGTGCAGGGGTGAATAAGAAGGTTGTCAGCCTGCCCAGGAAGTAA